The window ACACTTCTCCTTTGCGCGCATCCACAACGGCGCAAATGAGCATGCCATCGCGCGATTTTGCTAATTCAAGCGCCGCCAGCGCGAGCGCGTCCAGACTCGGCACTCCGACCAGCGCGCATCCCGAGGCCAGCGCAATTCCCTTGGCGTAGCTGAGGCCGATCCTGAGTCCCGTGAACGATCCCGGTCCGATACCGACCGCGATCGCGCCGAGCTCGCGCGCAGTTAAACCCGCGCCGCGCAGTAGTTCGTCGATCGCGCCGGGCAACTCCGCCCCATGCGATCTGACCCGGCCAATCGCGCCGCCGATCACGCGCCCATTAGCCGTCAATCCCAGGTACGCATTCGGTGAGCCGGTATCGATCCCGAGGACGGGTTTTACTGCCGCAGCCTCGTGGAGGAGCCGCTCAACCCTGGATAAGTCGCGAGATGTCATTGAACATAACGAATGCTATCAGCGCCACGAGCAGAAACAACCCGACCTGCAGCATCATCTCGCGATAGCGCAGTTCGAGCGGCTTGCCTCGCACGCCTTCAAACGCGAAGAACAGCAGATGCCCGCCGTCGAGCAGCGGCACCGGCAGCAGGTTAATCAGCCCGAGCTCAATTGAGAGCATCACCGTGAACATCGCCAGGTTGGCGATTCCCTGATGCGCATACTGTCCGGCCATCTGCGCGATTCGGATCGGACCGCCGAGCGCGTCGCGAATCGGGGTCGAGCCGGTGACGATACTGGCGATGCCCACGACGAGTTGTCCGGTGATGTTCACCGTGCTGGATACTGCCTGCGAAGCTGCGGCGATCGGGCCAAAGCGCTGGATACGCGCATCGCCGCTGGCCTTTACGCCGACGATCCATGCGGAGCCGTTCGTGCCCGGTTGAACCTTCTCGTAAACCGGCTTGACCGGAATCGTCAGCACGGTTTCCTTGCCGTCGACCTTGCGCTTGATCGTGAAGTTCATCTTCGCGCCGTTGCTGGCGCGGACGGTGTCGGAGAATTTCTCCCACGTATCGATCGGCGTGCGGTCGATCGAGGTGACGATGTCGCCGG of the Candidatus Binataceae bacterium genome contains:
- the tsaB gene encoding tRNA (adenosine(37)-N6)-threonylcarbamoyltransferase complex dimerization subunit type 1 TsaB; its protein translation is MTSRDLSRVERLLHEAAAVKPVLGIDTGSPNAYLGLTANGRVIGGAIGRVRSHGAELPGAIDELLRGAGLTARELGAIAVGIGPGSFTGLRIGLSYAKGIALASGCALVGVPSLDALALAALELAKSRDGMLICAVVDARKGEVFAALYRVVSDGLEKVSEDLLIVLEDLASHIAGDVVLAGDSRAKDAAALIGNRGHVVAVLDTSKLDQRGPCIAAIGAAKLARGDIAQAATLEPLYIRPPDAAVKLAAKSGQVRVTEAVWSEETKN